The sequence below is a genomic window from Cobetia sp. cqz5-12.
TCGACGGCACCCTGAAGAAGGGTGAGAAGATCCGCCTGAAGTCCACCGGCCGCGACTGGGAGACCGGCGCGATCGGTATCTTCACGCCCAAGCGCAAGGAAACCGGCGTGCTGCGCGCCGGTGAGGTGGGCTTCATCGTCGCCGGCATCAAGGACATCATGGGCGCGCCGGTGGGTGACACCATCGTGCACACCAAGACGGCCGACAAGGTCGAGCGTCTGCCGGGCTTCCAGAAGGTCAAGCCGCAGGTCTACGCCGGCATGTTCCCGATCAGCTCCGATGACTACGAGGACTTCCGTGACGCCCTGCAGAAACTGGCGCTCAACGATGCCTCGCTGGATTACGAACCGGAGAACTCCGATGCACTGGGCTTCGGCTTCCGCGTCGGCTTCCTCGGCACCCTGCACATGGAGATCATCCAGGAGCGTCTGGAGCGCGAGTACAATCTCGACCTGCTGACGACCGCGCCGACGGTGATCTATGAGGTGCTGATGGACAACGGCGATGTGCTGCCGGTGTCCAACCCGTCCAAGCTTCCGGACATGGCCAACGTCGATGAGCTGCGCGAGCCGATCTGCCGCGCTACCATCCTCGTGCCGCAGGAATATGTCGGCAACGTCATCACCGAATGCGTCAACCGTCGTGGCGTTCAGCTCGACATGCAGTTCCTGGGCAGCCAGATCCAGCTGATCTATGAACTGCCGATGGCGGAAGTGGTGATGGACTTCTTCGATCGCCTCAAGTCCATCTCCAAGGGCTATGCGTCACTGGATTACAGCTTCGAGCGCTTCGAGGCCGCTAAGCTGGTACGTCTGGACGTGCTGATCAACGGCGATCGCGTCGATGCACTGGCGGCGATCATCCACCGTGATCACGCACATGGCCGCGGCCGTCTGCTGGTCGAGAAGATGAAAGAGCTGATTCCGCGTCAGATGTTCGATGTGGCGATCCAGGCGGCCGTCGGTGGCCAGGTCGTGGCACGCTCCACCGTTAAGGCGCTGCGCAAGAACGTGACCGCCAAATGTTACGGCGGCGACGTCAGCCGCAAGAAGAAGCTGCTCGAGAAGCAGAAAGCGGGCAAGAAGCGCATGAAGCAGGTCGGCCGGGTGGAAATTCCCCAGGACGCCTTCCTTGCCGTGCTCAAGATGAACGACTGAGGCAGGCCGCCGACTGGCGGCTTGCCACCAAGACCCAGGGCAGACAGGGACAACGATGGATTTCTCGCTAGTATTGGTGATTGCCGTAGCGGTAGCCGGCGTGGTGTGGTTGATAGACCTGGTTGCCCTGCGCAGTGCGCGCAAGGCGCGTGTGGCCAAGGCCGAGGCCTCCGTTGAAGGAGAACTGGACGCTGGCACGCGTGAGAAGCTGGCGCGTGACCCGTGGCCGGTGGACTATGCCAAGTCCTTCTTCCCGGTACTGCTGCTGGTACTGGTGGTGCGCTCCTTCGCGTTCGAGCCGTTCCAGATTCCGTCCGGCTCGATGCTGCCGACGCTCAAGATCGGCGACTTCATCCTGGTCAACAAGTATGACTATGGCCTGCGCCTGCCGGTGGTCGACACCAAGGTGCTGGAAGTCGGCGAGCCGGAGCGTGGCGATGTGATGGTATTCCGTTTCCCGGAGGATCCGTCCACCAACTTCATCAAGCGCGTCGTCGGCCTGCCGGGCGATACCATTCGCTACGAAGGCAAGCAGCTCTACGTGAATGGTGAGGCCATCGACAAGACATTGAATGCGCGCAACTCCAGTGAACAATCCGGTGAAGACCTGCTGGATGAGACACTGGGGAAACACGCCCATCAAATCTACAATAACCCTCAGGACCCCGGCCCGCAGATGCGCGAGATCCGGGTGCCGGAAGGCATGTACTTCGTGATGGGTGACAACCGTGATCACTCCAACGACAGCCGCTACTGGGGCTTCGTGCCGGAAGAGAACATCGTCGGCAAGGCGGTGGCGGTATGGATGCACTGGAAAGAAGGGTTCCCGGACTTTTCCTCGGTACGCCTGATTCATTGATCAGTGCATTGACCGGGCCGCCGAGAGGCGGCCCGGTCGTGTCTGGCAGGGCCACATTGGCCCGCCGGCCTTATCAGTGCGGATCTTCGACATGGGACGATGCGTCGTGCCTGCCATGTCAACCTGCTGTTCATCATGTCGGACCCGTGGCCACAAGCTTGCGGGCAGCGCGGCTGACGAATATCGGATTGGGATGGTGGCAATCGGCAACTCCTCAAGCCGCGTAGGCTTCGGGCATCGCGAGACATGTCGAAGACGACAGGCATCAGCCAGCATGACTGATGCACCATTCGACAGGACGCCCGCGGGCGTCAGCGACAAAAAGAGAGTAGGGAGACCTGTGAGTAGCCCGCTGAATGCCTTTGTAAAGCGTATCGGCCACACCTTCGAGGATGCGAGCCTGCTGGAACTGGCTCTGACCCATCGAAGCTATGGTGGCCAGAACAATGAGCGTCTCGAATTCCTTGGCGATTCCATCGTCAACTTCGTGATCGCCGAAGCGCTGTTCCTGCGCTTCCCCCAGGCCCGTGAAGGCCAGCTGTCACGCCTGCGTGCGCGCCTGGTCAAGGGCCAGACCCTCGCGGAGCTGGCGCGTGAATTCAATCTCGGCGAGAACCTGCGTCTGGGCTCCGGCGAGATGAAAAGCGGCGGTCACCGTCGCGAGTCCATTCTGGCCGATGCCGTGGAAGCCGTGATCGGCGCCATCTATCTGGACGCCGGCATGCAGGTGGCGCGTGAACACGTGCTGCGCTGGTACGCCACCCGTCTTGAAGCGCTGAATCTTCAGGACACCCAGAAAGACCCCAAGACGCGTCTGCAGGAATTCCTGCAATCGCGTCAGGCGGCACTGCCGCGTTATGAGGTGACCAGCGTCGAAGGCGAAGCGCATTCGCAGACCTTCAGCGTCGATTGCCACGTCGAGATGATCGACACCAAGACCACAGGCGTCGGCTCCAGCCGTCGTCATGCTGAACAGCAGGCGGCCGAGTTCGCGCTGCAACTGCTCGAACCTGCCCGCGGAGGCCGCTCATGAGCCATACCCCAGAAGACAACGTCACCCCGAGCGGCGACGCCTCTGATCACTCCACTGATAACGGCGCCGGCACCCCGGATGCCCTCGAGGGCATGCTGGCCGCCGCCGGTGTCAGCGATCAGCCGCTGCCGGACACCCGCTGTGGCTTCGTCGCCATCGTCGGTCGTCCGAATGTCGGCAAGTCGACGCTGATGAACCACATCCTGGGCCAGAAGGTCTCGATCACCTCGCGTCGTCCGCAGACCACGCGTCACCAGGTGATGGGTATCCACACCGAAGAGGGCACCCAGTGCGTCTTCGTCGATACCCCGGGGATCCACATCATGCAGCGCGATCGCAACAAGGCGATCAATCGCTTTATGAACCAGGCCGCCACCCAGGCGCTGCGTGACGTCGATGCCGTCGTCTTCATCGTCGACCGCACCCGCTGGATGGAAGAAGACCAGATCGTGCTCGAGAAGCTGGCCCACGTGAAGGCGCCGGTGATTCTGGTGGTCAACAAGATCGATTGGCTCAAGGACAAGACCACCCTCGCGCCCTGGCTGCAGAGCCTGCAGGAGCGTCGTGACTTCGCAGCCATCATTCCGATGTCGGCCAAGAACGGCACCAACATCGATCTGCTGCTCGAGAACGTGATGAAGCGTCTGCCGCAGGGCGAGCACATGTTCGCGGACGACCAGATCACCAACAAGAGCTCTCGCTTCCTGGCCTCCGAGCTGGTGCGCGAGAAGGTGATGCGTCAGCTGGGCGACGAACTGCCCTACCAGATGACCGTCGAGATCGAGGAATTCAAGACCGATCAGCGCGGCACCCTGCACATCAGCGCGCTGATGATGGTCGAGCGCCAGGGCCAGAAGAAGATCCTGATCGGCGAGAACGGTGAGCGCATCAAGAACATCGGCCGTGAAGCGCGTCTCGAGATGGAACGTGCCTTCGACGCCAAGGTCATGCTGAACCTGTGGGTCAAGGTCAAGCGTGGCTGGTCGGATGACGAGCGTGCCCTGAAGAGTCTGGGTTACACCCACGACAAGGACTGACGACGTCGCGCGAGCGGTGCAGGGCGGTGGCGATCCGAGAGGGTCGCACCTGCCGTGTGCCGCCCGTCGCTGATCCGATGTTCTCGCGGCCTCTGCCGCGCACCGCCTGGCCTTGCCCAGGCGGTCTCGTTTCTTGCCAGCCCCTCTGCCAGTCCTTCTGCCAGCTTTTTTTGCCAAGCCACCGTCTGACGTGAGCCTGCCTGATGACGCCGCAACCGGCCTTCCTGCTGCATCGCAAGCCCTACCGTGAAACCAGTGCCATCATCGAATTGCTGACCCTCGAACACGGACGGGTGCGCGCGGTGGCGCGTGGCGTTCAGCGCCCGGGCAGCAAGGCGCGTGCACGACTGCAGCCGTTCACGCCCTTGCATGTCACCTGGCGTGGCGAGAGCGATCTCAAGACGCTCAACCTGATGGAGACCGGTGGCAGCGCCAGTCTGCTGGCGGGCGAGGGGCTGCTGTGCGGGTTCTACGCCAATGAGCTTTTGACCCGTACGCTGCCGGTGGAAATGCCGGTGCCGGAGCTGTTCGCGCTCTACTCGCTGACATTGGACGAGGTCGCACTGCCCGCCAGACGCGCGCCCGCGCTCAGGCGACTGGAATACAGCCTGCTGGAAGCGCTGGAGCAACTGCCGCAATTTCGCGCTCTGGATGACAGCCCGCTGATGCCGGATGTGCGCTATGACTATGTGGTCAGTGAGCGACGCTTTCAGGCGCAGCCGCCAGGCGCGGCGGGCATCGAAGGGCGGGCCCTGAAGTTGCTGGCCAGCGAAGACTGGGGCCATGCTGGGCTTGCCCGCGAGAGCCTGTGGCTGGCGCGGCGTGCGCTGGCGCCTCTGCTGGGGGATCGTCCGCTGCGTTCGCGCGAGTTGATGATGCAGCTGACGGCCAGGCGGCGTCAGAGTCGTCAGTCCGACTGACGCCGTCAGGCGTGGCGACACTGTCCGGCTGCGGCGTGACGCATGATAGTATTGCGCGACCTGTCTTCGGCATGGCCCTCGTCGCCATGCCTGTTCTCTTGTTCATCGTTAGGAGCTGATCATGCATCCGCTGCGCATCCTGCTCGGGGTCAACATCGACCACATTGCCACACTGCGTCAGGCGCGTGGTACCCGCTATCCGGACCCGGTCCAGGCCGCGCTGGTCGCGGAAGAGGCGGGTGCCGACGGTATCACCGTGCACCTGCGTGAAGACCGTCGCCACATCCAGGAGCGCGACGTGCGCATTCTGGCCGAGGTGCTCAACACGCGCATGAATCTCGAGATGGCCGTCAGCGAAGAGATGCTGGCGCTGGCCGAGGAAGTCCAGCCGGCCAACGTGTGTCTGGTGCCGGAAAAGCGCGAAGAGCTGACCACCGAAGGCGGGCTGGATGTCGCCGGTGATCTGGCGCGCATCACCGCCGCCTGCGAGCGTCTGGCGGCGGCGGGCTGTGAAGTCTCGCTGTTCATCGACCCGGAGCCTGAGCAGATCCGTGCCGCCTTCGAGGCCGGTGCGCCGGTCATCGAGCTGCATACCGGCGCCTATGCCGATGCCACGGGCGAGACGGCGCGTGTCGAGTTCGAGCGCATCGCGGCCGCCGCGGAACTGGCCAACGAGCTGGGGCTGGTGGTCAATGCCGGTCACGGCCTCAACTATCACAACGTCGAGGCGATCGCGGGTATCTCAGGGCTCAACGAGCTGAACATCGGTCACGCGATCATCGCGCGCGCCATGTTCGTCGGCCTGAAGGAGGCCGTCATCGAGATGAAGCGTCTGTGTATCGCAGGCCAGGAAGCGGGCCTGATGGCCGCGCTGGATGCGCACGATCATGACCATGACCACGAACACGGTGATGACCATGAGCATGTGCAGGGCTCAGGCTGCTGCGGATGATCGTCGGCATAGGCACGGACATCGCGCGTATCGAGCGCTTCGAGGCCGGCATGGCGCGCCATGGCGAGCGCTTTGCGCGCCGACTGCTGGGGGAAGAGGAGCTGGCGCGCTTTGCCGATCACCCTCAGCCGGCGGCCTTTCTGGCCAAGCGTTTCGCGGCCAAGGAAGCCTTCGTCAAGGCGCTGGGCACCGGCCTGCGTCAGGGCATGCGCTTCACCCAGATTCAGGTGGTCAACGACGCCCTGGGCAAGCCCTCGCTCAAGCTGTCTGACGAGGCGGAAGCCCTGACCGCGCGGGCGGGTATCCGCCATCTGCACCTGTCGATCAGTGATGAGCGTGATCAGGCCATCGCCTTCGTGGTGCTGGAGCGTTAGCCTCCCTCGATCTGGCGCTGGATCGCGTCTCTGAACACGGCGCTCGAAACGACAACGCCACCCCTGCCTTGCGGCAGCGGGTGGCGTTGTCGTTTGTGCAGGGCTGGTCTTTCAGGGCTGGTCTTTGGACTGGGGCTCGCTTGTCTGTGGCTTGCTTACCGATGATGAGCCTGTGTCGGAGGGCTCAGCGGGTGCGTCCGAGGGCGCGGGGGAGGACGGGGATGAGGTCTCGGCAGGGGGCGCTGTCGGCGTTTCAGACGTCTCAGCCGTCTCACCGCCGGGGCTAGCCGGTTCAAGCGGCGCGGCGAGCAAGGCCTTGGCCTCGTCGCTGTGCGACCACTGGATCAGGCTGTCGATGGCCGCGAACAGGGCATCGACATCCTCTTCCAGCTGCGACAGGCCGCTGACGCGGATGCGGGTCTCCAGTGCCTCCACCAGCAGTGCCAGACGCGGCACGCCACAGTAGCGGCAGGCGCCGTTGAGATAATGCACGCCATCGAGCATCGCCTCGTTGTCACGCGCCTGCCAGGCGCGGCGGATCCTGGCCTCGCTCTCCGGCAGGCTCTCGATCAGCAGCCCCAGCATCTCCAGAGCCAGGGCCTCACGGCCACCGGCCATCTCCACGCCCAGCGCCATGTCGACCACCGGCAGGTCGGCGTCCTGCTCCAGGCTGAGCTGACTCTTCGCGGCAGAGCGGGGCAGGGGCGCTGCCGGCGACGAGGACTCGGCCTGGCTGGCAGCGTCTTTCACTCCCGGCGGCAAGGCAGACGTCGCCTGACTGCGAGCAGGGCTGCGCGATTGGCTGCGTTCTGGACTGCGCGATTGGCTGCGGGCAGGGCTGCGCGATTGGCTGGATGACCGCGCGGCCTGCGGTGGCGGGTTCAGCGAAATGCCCAGATGACGGCTGAGCAGGTTGGCCAGCAGGCCCTCGTCGATGGGCTTGATCAGGTAATCATCCATGCCTTCCGCCAGCAGCTCTCGCCGTTCATGCGCCAGTGCATGGGCGGTGAGGGCGATCACCGGCAGGTGGCGGTTGCCCTCGCGATGTTGATGACGCAGCGCCTTGGTGGCTTCCAGCCCGTTCATGCCCGGCATCTGGATATCCATCAGGACGGCATCCACGACCTGCTCCTGAGCCAAGGCCAGCGCCTCTTCGCCACTCTGGGCGGCCAGGGTGTCCAGCCCCATGTCGGTCAACAGCTCCTCGGCCAACAGTCGGTTGGAGGGGTTGTCGTCGACCACCATCACGCACTTGCGAGGCTGCGCAGGCGTTTCCTGACGCGCAGGCTGGGCGGTGAGCTCAGGCCGCGGGCCGGCTGATGTCGTCTTGGCAGGCGTGCTGGCTGGCTTGGCGGCTGGTGCCGTGCCTGCGTCCTGCTCACGTGTGGCCGGCTCGAACGAGGTGAAGGAGGCGCTGCGCGGCGCCTGAGTCGGGTCGCGGTGAGGTGAATGCAGCAGATTGGCCAGCTTGTGACGCATCTGCAGGCGCGTGACCGGCTTGCTGACCACTTCGTCGATGCCGTACTGCTGCAGGTTCTCGGCGTCGGCGGGCAGGGGCGCGTTCAGCAGACCCAACACGCGACACGGCAGATGCTTGAGGCGCGCGCCCCATTCATCCAGCCGCTTGAGGTCGCGGCTCTCCAGCGCGACGACCACCAGGTCCGGCTGCTCTTCGATACCGACCAGCGTCAGTGACCAGCGGGTCAGCAGGTAACTCAGGGCGCGACGGGTGGCCGAGTGTGGCTCGATCAGGCAGATGCGTTGATGATCGAACACGACTTCGCGCGGGCGCTCCTCGATGCTGCTGACCGCCACCGGCACGCTGAACAGGAAGGTGGAGCCGTGGCCGGGCAGGCTGTCGACCTGGATCTCGCCGCCCATCTGCTCGACCAGTCGCTTGGAGATCATCAGCCCCAGGCCGGTGCCGCCGAACTGGCGTGCTCGTGACGGATCTCCCTGTGAGAAGGCCTGGAACAGGCGATTGCGCTGGGCGCTATCCATGCCGATGCCGGTGTCTGCCACCGCGATCTTGAGGCGGGTGTTGCTGCCGGAGAGGTCATCCACCATCACGCGCACGATGACTTCGCCGCGCTCGGTGAACTTGACGGCATTGGCGACCAGATTCGTCACCACCTGCTTGATGCGCAGCGGGTCGCCCTCGAAGCGCTGCGGCACGTCGTCATAGACAAGCCCGAGTAGATGCAGATGCTTGCGATGGGCCTCCGGGGCATGCATGGCGAGCACTTCCTCGATCAGCGGCTCGATGTCCATCTGCACCTTCTCCAGCTCGAGCTTGCCGGCTTCGATCTTGGAGAAGTCGAGAATGTCATTGATCAATGACATCAGGCTCGAGGAGGCATTCTGCATGTGGCCCAGCCAGTCGCGCTGGCGGTTGTCCAGATCACTGCGCCCCAGCAGGTTGCTGAAGCCGATGATGCCGTTGAGTGGCGTGCGGATCTCATGGCTCATGTTGGCCAGGAATTCCGACTTGATGCGGTTGGCTTCCAGCGCCTTGCGGCGCGCCATGTCGAGCTCGATGTTCTTGATCTCGACGGTTTCCATCGACTCGTGCAGGTCCTGGGTGGTCTGTTCGATCTGGTCCTGCATGTCCTCGCGGGCGCGCTTGAGCTGCTCGACGCTGCGGTTGTAGTTCTCGGCCAGCTCGCTGAGGTCGTCATTGCCTGCCACCGGCAGCTGGCGGTGTGTCTCGCCGCGCGCCAGGCAGGTCAAAGCCTCGCCCAGTTCATGCAGCGGCTGCAGCATGCGGCGCGAGCCATGGAAGGCCAGCAGCAGCAGCGCCAGCCCGAAGACCAGATTGGCCAGCCCGTAGCCGACCAGCAGCTGGTAGCGATGCAGCACCAGGCGGGTGTCGGAGGCCTCCAGCACCAGCCACGACATCTGCTCGCCGCGCTGCGCCTCGCGCCACGGGTCGATGACCGGCATCACCATCACCAGCGAGTCCGGGTCCGAGGGGTAGGCCTGACTCTCGACCAGCGCGCTGGTCTCCGGGCGCTGGCTGGGGCCGAGATGCAACAGAGTGCCGCCGTTGGCGGTGCGCAGCGTCAGGGCGCGCACGTCGCGCTGGTCGATCAGCATCTGGGCCTGCTCGTGCAGGCGCTGGTCGTCAGCGGCGAGGGCGGCGTTGGCCATGCCCGGCATGATGGCCTGCATGCTGGCCTGCAGGCGCTCCATCATGGCCAGGCGCTCACCGCTGATCTCGCGGTCCACCGCATACAGGCTGAACATCAGGCTGGTGGCGAGGGGCAGCAGCAAGAGGGCAAGCTGGAATCGGGTACGAAGCAGCATGGCAATCCATCGTCAAAGGGCGAACGAGCATCAGCGGCAAGCATACCTCGCGCTCTTGAGCGAAGCGATGGCGAGCGCCCTGACAGGGCTGGGCGGGAGCGATATACTGCGCGCATCATCTACACCCCGACGCGGCCCCCCGTTCGTCCTTGGTCCCGATGCCAGCGCCTGACCGCTGTCATTCGGCTGTCCGGGCGCGGCGTCTCTGGAGTCTGCCTCTCATGTCTCATCTCAGCGAAACCCCCGGTGACGCCATCCCTGGCGCGTCCGATTATCCCAGTCTTGCAGATGTCGTCGGCAACACGCCGCTGGTGCGCCTGACGCGCATCACCGCAGGCCGCAACAATGTGCTGCTGGCCAAGCTGGAGGGTCACAACCCCGCCGGTTCGGTCAAGGATCGTCCGGCGCTTTCCATGTTCCAGGAGGCGGAAGCGCGCGGCGAGATCTCTCCCGGCGATACCCTGATCGAAGCGACCTCCGGCAATACCGGCATCGCGCTGGCCATGACGGCGGCCATCAAGGGTTACCGCATGGTGCTGGTGATGCCGGCCAGTGCCTCCAGCGAGCGCAAGCAGGCGATGGGCGCCTACGGGGCCACGCTGATCGAAGCCGATGGCATGGAGCACGCGCGGGACCTGGCCGAGGGGATGATCGCGCGTGGTGAGGGCAAGGCGCTGGATCAGTTCGCCAACCAGGACAATCCGCTGGCGCACTACCGCACCACCGGGCCGGAACTCTGGCAGCAGACCCATGGGCGCATCACGCACTTCGTGTCCTCGATGGGCACCACCGGCACCATCATGGGCACCTCGCGCTATCTGAAGGAGCAGAATCCGGCCATCGAGATCGTCGGCCTGCAACCTGCCGAAGGCGCCAGCATCGCGGGTATCCGCCGCTGGCCTGCCGAGTATCTGCCGCGGATCTTCGATGCCTCACGCATCGACCGCACGCTGGATATCGGCCAGCACGAAGCCGAAGTCTGCATGCGCCGTCTGGCGCGCGAAGAAGGCATCCTGGCGGGTGTCTCCTCCGGCGGTGCGCTGGCGGGCGCGCTCAAGCTCGCCGAGCAGGTCGAGAATGCGGTCATCGTGTTCATCGTCTGTGACCGGGGAGACCGCTATCTCTCGACAGGCCTCTACACCCAGGACGACGACATGACTCAGCAGGACACGCCCCACAATGAAGCCGTCGCAGGGGAGCGTTCCTGATGGCGCTGCTCGGACAGAAGCGACCGGCGCGCAAGCCGACCCGTCGCGAGAAGGAAGTGGCCAGCCGTGGCACCCGCAATGCCAGCGACGCCGACAGCCAGTGGCTGACGGTCGACCGCCTGGCCCATGACGGGCGCGGCATCGCCCATGACGAGAGCGGCAAGACCCAGTTCATCGATCAGGCCTTGCCCGGCGAGCGCGTGACGCTGGCCATCCACCGCACCCACAAGCGCTTCAATGAGGCGCATGTGCGTGCACGTGACAACGCGGCTGACAGTCGCGTGACGCCGCCCTGTGCCTATTTCGGCAGCTGTGGCGGCTGTGATCTGCAGCACATGGCGCTGGATGCACAACGCACTCATAAGGTGCAGGTGCTGGGCGAACATGCGACACGCAATGGCGTGACGCTGCCCGAGATTCAGCCGCTGGGCGAAGATGAAAGCCGTTATCGCCGTCGCGCGCGTATCGGCGTACGCGTGACCGATGCCGGTGAGTTGCAGTTCGGCTTCCGGGGACGCGGCAGCAACCAGCTGGTCGATATCACCACCTGCAGCGTGCTGGTGCCGGAGCTGGACCGTCTGCTCGCGCCGCTGCGTGAGCTGATCGAAAGCCTCGAGGCGCCCAAGCGTCTGGGCCATCTGGAGCTGACCGCTGCCGAAGGGCAGGTCATCGTGGTGGTGCGCCAACTCAAGGCGGTGCCGCGTGATGCGCAGCGCTGGCAGGCCTTCGCCGAGCAGCACGGCCTGGTGGTCGGCTGGCGGGTCGGACGTGATCCGGTGGTGCTGGAGTGGCTGTCGGGCACGCCGAACGCCGCGTATTCGCTGAATATCGGCGCAACGACGCTGCGTCTTGCCTTCTCGCCGGGCGACTTCGTGC
It includes:
- a CDS encoding RsmD family RNA methyltransferase gives rise to the protein MALLGQKRPARKPTRREKEVASRGTRNASDADSQWLTVDRLAHDGRGIAHDESGKTQFIDQALPGERVTLAIHRTHKRFNEAHVRARDNAADSRVTPPCAYFGSCGGCDLQHMALDAQRTHKVQVLGEHATRNGVTLPEIQPLGEDESRYRRRARIGVRVTDAGELQFGFRGRGSNQLVDITTCSVLVPELDRLLAPLRELIESLEAPKRLGHLELTAAEGQVIVVVRQLKAVPRDAQRWQAFAEQHGLVVGWRVGRDPVVLEWLSGTPNAAYSLNIGATTLRLAFSPGDFVQVNAALNQRLIDTAFEWLGDVSGLKVMDLYAGVGNLTLAAAAAGASEVTGIEGSQGMVDQLMANAEANGLAQVSARRADLSKALPSLEGIDLLVLDPPRDGAQPLCEELARDLHAGRVSRVPQRVLYIACDPTTLMRDARLLQDAGYRVTRALMADMFVHTAHLESMLLLERAED